The following proteins are co-located in the Panthera tigris isolate Pti1 chromosome F2, P.tigris_Pti1_mat1.1, whole genome shotgun sequence genome:
- the MAFA gene encoding transcription factor MafA — protein MAAELAMGAELPSSPLAIEYVNDFDLMKFEVKKEPPEAERFCHRLPPGSLSSTPLSTPCSSVPSSPSFCAPSPGTGGGGGAGGGGGGAAQAGTAPGPTSGGPGAVGGASGKPALEDLYWMSGYQHHLNPEALNLTPEDAVEALIGSGHHAGHHGAHHPAAAAAYEAFRGQGFAGGGCGGGGADDMGAGHHHGAHHAAHHHHAAHHHHHHHHHHAGAGHHSGAGHGGGGGGAGHHVRLEERFSDDQLVSMSVRELNRQLRGFSKEEVIRLKQKRRTLKNRGYAQSCRFKRVQQRHILESEKCQLQSQVEQLKLEVGRLAKERDLYKEKYEKLAGRGGPGGAGGAGFPRESSPPQAGPGAAKGAPDFFL, from the coding sequence ATGGCCGCGGAGCTGGCGATGGGCGCCGAGCTGCCCAGCAGCCCGCTGGCCATCGAATACGTCAACGACTTCGACCTGATGAAGTTCGAGGTGAAGAAGGAGCCGCCCGAGGCCGAGCGCTTCTGCCACCGCCTGCCGCCCGGCTCGCTGTCCTCGACGCCGCTCAGCACGCCTTGCTCCTCCGTGCCCTCCTCGCCCAGCTTCTGCGCGCCCAGCCCGGGcaccggcggcggcggcggcgcggggggcggcggcggcggcgcggcgcaGGCCGGGACCGCCCCGGGGCCGACGAGCGGGGGCCCGGGCGCCGTCGGGGGCGCCTCGGGGAAGCCGGCGCTGGAGGATCTGTACTGGATGAGCGGCTACCAGCACCACCTCAACCCCGAGGCGCTCAACCTGACGCCCGAGGACGCGGTGGAGGCGCTCATCGGCAGCGGCCACCACGCCGGGCACCACGGCGCGCACCACCCGGCGGCCGCCGCGGCCTACGAGGCTTTCCGGGGCCAGGGCTTCGcgggcggcggctgcggcggcggcggcgcggacGACATGGGCGCCGGCCACCACCACGGCGCGCATCACGCCGCGCACCACCACCACGCTgcgcaccaccaccaccaccaccaccaccaccacgccGGCGCGGGCCACCACTCCGGCGCGGgccacggcggcggcggcggcggcgcgggccaCCACGTGCGCCTGGAGGAGCGCTTCTCCGACGACCAGCTGGTGTCCATGTCGGTGCGCGAGCTGAACCGGCAGCTGCGCGGCTTCAGTAAGGAGGAGGTCATCCGGCTGAAGCAGAAGCGGCGCACGCTCAAAAACCGCGGCTACGCGCAGTCCTGCCGCTTCAAGCGGGTGCAGCAGCGGCACATTCTGGAGAGCGAGAAGTGCCAGCTCCAGAGCCAGGTGGAGCAGCTGAAGCtggaggtggggcgcctggccAAGGAGCGGGACCTGTACAAGGAGAAATACGAGAAGCTGGCGGGCCGGGGTGGCCCCGGGGGCGCGGGCGGGGCCGGCTTCCCGCGGGAGTCCTCGCCGCCGCAGG